A window of Erpetoichthys calabaricus chromosome 12, fErpCal1.3, whole genome shotgun sequence contains these coding sequences:
- the LOC127529835 gene encoding tripartite motif-containing protein 16-like — MQPLEPSVREEFLKYYCPLTLDPNTANRRLSLSEGNRKATLMADVQMYTEHAERFDHRPQVLCKEGLLGSRFYWEVEWSGGGAEIGVAYKEIDRKDWSKEGRLGFNDKSWIVLCSDTSSCAWPDKIKLLARPDPKIGIYLNCLFGTLSFYNISDPMTLLYCFKSTFTEPLYPGFRLHYNFSGDSDSSVTICQLSQSNHL; from the exons ATGCAGCCCTTGGAACCCAGTGTGAgagaagaatttttaaaat ACTACTGTCCTCTAACGTTGGACCCCAACACAGCCAACAGGCGCCTGAGTCTCTCTGAAGGGAACAGGAAGGCCACACTAATGGCAGATGTCCAAATGTATACTGAACATGCTGAGCGATTCGATCACCGGCCACAAGTTCTGTGCAAAGAGGGTCTGTTGGGGTCTCGCTTTTACTGggaagtggagtggagtggaggaggAGCCGAAattggagtcgcatataaagAAATCGACAGGAAAGATTGGTCCAAAGAAGGACGACTAGGATTTAATGACAAATCATGGATTGTGCTCTGCTCTGATACCAGTTCCTGTGCTTGGccagacaaaataaaattattggcCCGCCCTGATCCTAAAATTGGGATATACCTTAACTGTCTCTTTGGCACCCTCTCATTTTACAACATATCTGACCCAATGACCCTCCTATATTGTTTCAAGAGCACattcactgagcccctctatcctGGATTTCGGCTTCATTATAACTTTTCCGGGGACAGTGACTCCAGTGTGACGATATGCCAGCTAAGCCAATCTAACCATCTGTAA